From the Lolium rigidum isolate FL_2022 chromosome 2, APGP_CSIRO_Lrig_0.1, whole genome shotgun sequence genome, one window contains:
- the LOC124686970 gene encoding peroxisome biogenesis protein 7-like has product MPAFKAPAPGFSVRFSPFHENRLLAATSQHFGLVGNGHLLVLDLSAAGPGGPGLAPLFSFPTSDALFDCAWSESHDSLCAAASGDGSVRLFDVTLPPAQNPVRLFREHAREVHGIDWNPVRRDAFLSASWDDTLKLWSPDRPASVRTFRGHEYCVYAAAWSARHPDVFASASGDRTARVWDVRDPAPTLVIPAHDHEVLSLDWDKYDPSILATGSVDKSIRVWDVRSPRAPLAQLAGHGYAVKRVKFSPHRQGMLMSCSYDMTVCMWDYRKEDALLARYAHHTEFVAGIDMSVLTEGLLASTGWDEMVYVWPFGSDPRAM; this is encoded by the coding sequence ATGCCGGCGTTCAAGGCCCCGGCGCCGGGCTTCTCCGTCCGCTTCAGCCCGTTCCACGAAAaccgcctcctcgccgccacaTCGCAGCACTTCGGCCTCGTCGGCAACGGCcacctcctcgtcctcgacctctcCGCCGCCGGCCCCGGCGGCCCCGGCCTGGCTCCGCTCTTCTCCTTCCCCACCTCCGACGCGCTCTTCGACTGCGCCTGGTCCGAGTCGCACGACTCCCTCTGCGCCGCCGCGTCGGGGGACGGCTCCGTGCGCCTCTTCGACGTCACGCTCCCGCCCGCGCAGAACCCCGTCCGCCTCTTCCGGGAGCACGCGCGGGAGGTCCACGGCATCGACTGGAACCCCGTCCGCCGCGACGCCTTCCTCTCCGCCTCCTGGGACGACACCCTCAAGCTCTGGTCCCCCGACCGCCCCGCCTCCGTCCGCACCTTCCGCGGCCACGAGTACTGCGTATACGCCGCCGCCTGGTCCGCGCGCCACCCGGACGTCTTCGCGTCCGCGTCCGGCGACCGCACGGCGCGCGTGTGGGACGTGCGCGACCCGGCGCCCACCCTCGTCATCCCGGCTCACGAccacgaggtgctctccctcgatTGGGACAAGTACGACCCTTCCATCCTAGCCACCGGCTCCGTTGACAAGTCCATCCGCGTCTGGGACGTCCGCTCGCCGCGTGCGCCCCTCGCCCAGCTCGCCGGGCATGGGTACGCCGTCAAGCGCGTCAAGTTCTCGCCGCACCGGCAGGGCATGCTTATGTCCTGCTCCTATGACATGACGGTCTGCATGTGGGATTACCGGAAAGAGGATGCCCTGCTTGCCAGGTACGCCCACCACACCGAGTTTGTAGCCGGGATAGACATGAGCGTGCTCACCGAGGGGCTGCTCGCAAGCACTGGGTGGGATGAGATGGTTTATGTCTGGCCATTTGGGAGTGATCCCAGAGCAATGTAA